A segment of the Juglans regia cultivar Chandler chromosome 15, Walnut 2.0, whole genome shotgun sequence genome:
AAGTGGCCCTTTTCAATTTAGTAGGGGCCCAATAATTTATTCTAAAAGCCCAAACCCATCTACTCAACATCTCATGCACGTTTCTTTCTCCTCTTTCCTGCTCAAGGGTTTCCAGTCacctatatatacacatatatccCTCTCATGCACGTAGAAACTCCCTAGAATAGGGTTGCTGTCGCCAGCTACTACCCAAGCCCTCTCTCGGTTCCTCCACTCAAGCTCACAGCAAATTCTTCCCCGTCCCGTGCGTAGAAACATGGAGGCCACACAAGCACCGCAACCCCATACATGCACGACAACACTTCGGTATATATCAAGCCCTATCTTGCCACACCTCCACAAGCTGCCAACCCCACGTTTCCATTGACCCATACGATCCTCCGCTGTAGCACCAGGTTAGGCCGAGAGAAAGGAAACCAACCAACCACATAGCCTCTCATCATGGCCAAAGAAGCCCACACGTCTCATGACTTTGCAACCTCACGGCCTCCATTCAGCCTAACAACGAAGGACAATCAACGCGAGAAGTTATATAGTATTTGCAGCGAAGAAGTgtcacaaaaaatcatttaattgcCGTATAAAGTATCGACGTTGTGGGTGATTTTTCTCTTTAGCTCAACGGAATGAGCACGGCGACTATGAACTCGTTGTGATTGGAGCTCTTTTACAGTGATTTTAATTGTGGCAAAAAGTAGATCACCGTAATAGGCCTTTTTCCTTGCAGTGAAATTCTACTTGTCTCGAGTGTAAGTCATCTTaaaatttactaaaaataaaagtaattatatatatataagaaatttaaaaacaaattaaagatggCTGACTATTCCAATCATACCTTGTTTTGCTGACAAAACACATTTGGTTGATGGCCACGTGATACTCCTATATTCCTATGACGAGATGCCATCTCAATAAAAGTGTGTTCTTATATAAGAAACTTTACCGGCATGACTTGTTCTGATAGGATAGGAGTATCACATAGTGATCATCTACATTTCATGATTACCTAATAACTTGTAACAGAAGCACAATCTCTCCTCTCTCGGTGCTCTCTCCGAGTTCGTGTGTGgaggtttattttcttctcgTCTTTGGTATGAGGTTTGGATGATGGCCGAAGTTTTAGAGCATATTTATGCAAATCTGTCTTGGACAAATTAGAgggaaaatgatgaaatctcgTTGGAAACTAGTAAGGCGGAGGAAGTGCTTGAGAGGGGTGAAAACTGTTTCATCATGAGACTTTTGACGAGAAAGCATTACAATCACGATGCTTTCAAGCAGACGATGAGGAAGGTATGAAGGCCAGTTAAGGGTGTAAAATTTCATGATTTGAATTCAGTTTTTATTCTAGTTGAATTTGAGGATGCTCGTGATAAGTCCAAAGTTATGCGAGAGGGTCTTTGGACTTTTGACAAACATCTGGTACTCTTGAAGGAATTTAATGGTAGGTTGCAGATCAATAATCTAGAATTGGTTCATACTCCATTCTGAGTTCGTATCTATGACTTACCTCTCATGGCTCGAAATTCATATGTTGGTAATCTGGTTAATAACACGTTGGGGGGAGGTATTGGAAGTGGATTTTGGAGAAATGGAGTGGGGAGAGTACATGAGAGTAAGAGTAATCTGGATATTTCTAAGCCATTGTACGATGAAAGCGTATGTTACTCGATTTTTGCTATTGCTGTGGTCTGGTGGGTCACAGTCAGCGTAAGTGAAGACGTTCATTAATACAACCAATTCGAATGCAGATAATCATCCTTATGGACAATGGCTTCGAGCTGGTTTTTCTGTTGATTGGAGACATGGAGGGAGGGGTCCTGAGGTGCGAAAGTCAGGGGCATCACCAAGTACAAAACCACTAGCGACGGCGGCAGACAGTCCAGCTAGCAGTAAATATGGCAGTTAAAGTGTAGCTATTGGGGGAGGGAGGAAAAATCTTGAAGGGGAAAGATTCGTTGGTTACAGATTTCCATATGGGGAGGGTAGTTGAGGAGGGTTGTTTAACTGAGGTTCCAATTACAGTTGCTGTAGTGGGCTTGGGCCCAAATGGGCTTAAAGATTCAAATTTGCAATGCTTTAAGGTAGGCCCAATGGATGTTAAGGCTACTGCCCGAAGCTGTTCTCTTCGTCGAAGGAGTAAATTGAAAGGGGCAGAGAAACAGAGTAAGGGGTTCGACGGAAAGGATGCTTGTGAGGGAGAGGCAATTGATGAGGGGTTTCTGCAAAAATCTGAGGCTCGAGGCAGCAAGAGGAAGGGGATAAAAAAACTTGCAGACGAGGAGCACCGTTCAAAGAAGCGTTCGGTGGTGGCGAAGCAAGATGATGCACTTACACTACCAGAGATATCGGCGGCGGCTGTGGCACAACCCCGCCGAACCTCATGAAAATCTTCAGTTGGAATCttcgtgggcttgggaacccacgaggAATCCGTACACTTCGTGATTTGGTCATGAAGGATGCTCTTGATGTGCTGTTTTTGCAAGAGATTCGGTTGTCTTCAAGACAGTTTGATCTCTGTAAGTTCAAATTTGGTTTTTGCAATTGCTTTGTTGTGGATTGTGTGGGTCGTAGTGGTGGTCTAGCGTTGttgtggaaagatgagattAATTTTCCCATTgtgaatttctcaaaaaatcatgTGCATGCTGTGTTTAAGGGTGTTAATAGGGATAATTGTTTGCTGACTTGCGTGTATGGTCACCCCGATCCTAGTAAGAGGCCTTCTGCTTGGAGTTTAATTAAGGGTTTGGGTTGTGGGGTCATGTCTCCTTGGTTAGTTTTGGGTGATATTAACGAAATCCTTTATCATTCTAAGAAGTTTGGGGTAGAAGCAGAAGTGAGAAACAGTTGGAGGATTTTAGGGATATTTTAGCAGTGTATAATTTGGGAGATTTGGGTTTTTATGGTGTTCCTTACACGTGGTGTAATAGGAGGGAAGGGGGGGCATAATAAGTGAAAGGTTAGACCGTTTTCTAGCCAATTCTATGTGGTGTGATTTGTTCCCAAATATGAGGGTTCAGCATGGGGTAGCTGCGTATTTGAATCATGTCCCTTTGTGGTGGGATTCAGATGGTGGGTTCATAAAAAGAAGTCAAAAAAAGTGTTTAGGTTTGAAGCAATGTGGGTGGGGGAGAGAGTGTGCTAGTATAATTGAGAGGGTTTGGAATCAAATGGAAGGTTTTCATTCTCTTACCCAAGTCATGGGTTCCATTTCTAGATGTGCTACTGATTTGGGTAGATGGAACCAATGTTCTTTTGGGAATGTGCAAAAGGAATTAGCTAGTGCAAAAGGAAGATTGAAGTTGTTGCAAGAAGCTGATCCATGTAGTATTTCACTGAAAAAGCAGCAACAAGCAAGGGATGATGTTCAAAAGTGGCTTGAGAGAGATGAAGTTATGTGGAAACAAAGGTCTCGGGTCATGTGGCTTAGAGAGGGAGATAGTAACTCTAGGTTTTTTCACTCAAAAGTTTTGgccagaagaaagaaaaattcaattatgcAGTTACAGATGATTCGGGCAGCTGGAAGAAAGGGCTTCAATTGGATGAATTAGTGAATTGATTACTTCAAAAAGTTGTTCACAACTGCAGATCAGGTGGAAATGGAGGAAGTTATTTCAGGGGTAGAGGTTCAAATGTCTGATGAGATGAACGGGGATTTGATGAGACCTTATGTGGCTGAGGAGGTTGAAGTTGCTCTCAAGCAGATGCATCCATCGAAGGCTCCTGGACCAGATGGGATGTCTCCAGTTTTCTTCCAAAGGTATTGGTCTGTGATAGGTAAGTCTATTATGGATTCATTGCTTTTGGCTTTGAATTCTGGAGAGTTCCCTAGGAGTTTGAATCATACTTATGTTACTTTAATTCCTAAGAAATCTGGTCCTACTAAAGTGGCGGTTTTAGACCAATTAGCCTTTGCAACGTGCTCTAcaagattttatcaaaattcattACAAATAGGTTAAAGAAAATGTTGCCTTTGGTCATTTCTGAAACCCAATCTGCTTTTGTGCCTGATAGACAGATTTCAGATAATGTTTTTATAGCTTATGAGTTGCtacattttttgagaaataagagaaaaggaagaaagggCTTTATGTCACTCAAACTTGATATGAGTAAGACATACGATAGAGTGGAGTGGctatttttggaaagaatgatGGAGGCTCTTGGTTTTGCTAGAGGACTAATTAATTTAGTCTTGAAGTGTGTTAGAACAGtttctttctctgttttggtAAACGGGTGTCCTAAAAGGGCCTACTATTCCAAGTAGAGGAATTAGGCAGGGAGATCTTTTGTCTCCCTacctatttcttttatgcactGAAGGCCTTATCAGTTTGTTGAAAAGGACAGTTGGTAGGGAGGTTGTTGAGGGAGTGAAAATTTGTAGAGGGGCCCCGAGAGTcaatcatttgttgtttgccGATGATAGCATGATTTTTTGTAGAGCGGATGTGGTTacaattgaaaaaattcatTCTTCATTGAATACTTATGAGAAAACATCTGGTCAATgtattaataaagaaaagactGCTATTGTTTTTAGTAGGAATGTTCATGAAGACTTGAGGGCACAAATTatgcagctttttttttttttttttttttttttgggggggggggggggtagtcATACTCTCAACAATTTGAGAAGTATTTGGGTCTTCCTCCTATGGTGGGTAGGTAAAAGAAACATGCTTTTTCTAGTATTAAACAACGGCTGTGGGAGAAACTTCAATTGTGTAAAGGAAATATGTTGTCACAAGGGGGAAGAGAGGTTCTACTAAAAGCTGTAGCAATGTCTATTCTGACATATGCTATGAGTTGTTTCCTGTTTCCCAAATCTTTATGCCCTGAGTTAGAGAGGATGATGACTCAGTTTTGGTGGGGAAATCAATCTCAAGGGAGGAAGATTCATTGGGTTAGTTGGGAGAAATTATGTGACTCAAAGTTTCATGGGGCATTGGGTTTTAAAAACCTAAGGTTGTTTAATTTGGCTCTCCTagcaaaacaaggttggagacttttgaagaatgaagattCACTTTTGTTTAGCATATACAAGGCAAGGTATTTTCCAAATACTAGTTTTTTTTAGGCAAAAGCAGGTTTGAGATCTTCATATCTTTGGAAGAGGATTAGGGAAGCTAGTCACCTTTTAAAGAAAGGCTGCAGGTGGCATGTGGGAAATGGAATGAATATGAGAGTTTTCAAGGATCCTTGGCTACCAGGATGTGAACTGCCTGCTGCTCACTCAATTTGTTCCACTGTTGATGAAGATATGAGAGTAAATTCTCTGATAGACGAGAGCACAAGATGGTGGAATGTTTAGAGTTTAAGAgctctattcaatccaaatgagATGAGGCAAAATTTGAAGCTGAATGTGTGCGTAGATGTTGAAGACTCTGTTTTCTGGGTACATAAGAGAAATGACATTTACTCGGTTAAAAGTGCATATAGGATGTTTCAAAATTATGATGTTCAGATTTGGGTTGAAGgttcaagagaaaaatatgtaacAGCTTTTTGGAAATGTTTGTGGAATTTGAAACTACCCAAGAAAGTGAAAATTTTTTCTTGGAAAGCTTGTCTGGAAAAGTTGCCTACATATCAGAATTTAAAGAGCAAGCATGTTATTGATAATGATGTATGTGTGTTTTGTGGGAAGGAAAGAGAGGATTTTGCTCATGCAGTTTTTTATTGTCCTGATATTAGATAGatttattcatatcaaatcaaGTTGTACAGGAATGTAGTTTctgttttaagtttttgggaTCTGGCTAATATGGCTCGGGAGAGAGATTCGGAGGAGGATTTGGCTACTTTTATTGCTATTGGTTGGGCCCTTTGGCATAGAagaaacaattttatatatgagaagTTCTCTCTTGGAACACTGTTGGTGGTTAACAATGCTTTATCATTGAAGTTAGAGTTCAAACAGCTTCAGGTTTTTGATGTCTCACATAATCACATTAATAAGGTGGTCTCTTGGTACCCTCCTCCCAGCTTCCttaaattgaatgttgatggggCAACCTTTCATGATCAACATACAGCTGGGATTGGAGTGCTTCTTCGTGATCACAAAGGTGATGTTTTAGTTGCTTGCAGCATATTGGAAAGGGAGGTAGGCTCTTCTGAATTTATTGAGACTATTGCTATGCTTAGAGGGCTGCAATTGTGTGTCCAAATGGGGTTTTCCAAAACTAATGCTAAACGGATTGTTTGCTTCTTGTGGATGCTTTGAATAATCTTGTTGAGTATTGTActgattttgattttccaacTTCAAGATATTCAAAGTAAGGGTGTTcaaccggatccggatatccggccataacTGGATCCGGATCCGGGTGCTAAAATCCTGGCAGTTAACCGCTcggattaatccggatttaatccgggcggataaccggattcaatccggatatccggatttaatccggatcCGGGTAATAACCGGATTTAGTccgagtttaattttttatttttttttaaaaggactttaaaacttaaaaaaatgtttttatagcacttagttttttttttttttttttttaaattctgataataaattcacaaacaaaatcaataaaaatacaaaataaataatattgttgttacatcacaatgcaaaacataaatttacaaaaaacaaaataaataataataatacatcacaaataattaactaaaacataaatttacaaagaataagacataataatacatcacaactaattaaacgaaaacataaatttacaaagaacaaaaaaaataataatacatcacaactaattaaactaaaacataaattataaagaacaaaagaaataaatttacaaagatcaaaatttattaGTCTTCACATCTTGAAACTCCAAACAACATGATCTTGAAACATAAACAACATGATCTTCTACTCTCTCTTTCATCTCCTTGAGAGACTGTTGGAATTCTGGATTTCTGCAATCAATAGAATGACAAGTACTGTAATCTCCCATACTAAACATCAACCACATTTTAAAGAAGACAGTACAAACAAAATGGtgatgcaaggaaaaaaaaaaaactagttttctTCAGCTTCAAAATAGGCAGTTCCTACAGATGCcctattataaaaattagttcAAAATTAGCTTACTATATATGCAGTTTCCTTTATTGAATTAGCTGTCTAGTCCCTGCAGTAGATAACAGTTGTAATCATCAATAGCATTTGCCATCCATGATATTTTCATACAtgtacaaataaatgaaaatgtagaGGACTACACAAATTACTACAGTTACATGTACAAGGGACTACGGCCTTTTATTATCAACTGCATCACAAGACACACCTTCAATAGTCTAACTAGATTCATTCTCACCTTGCAACAAAGCAACAGATATTATGGCAGCAAGAAGTTTTTGAATTTGTACTTGGAAGTTGGAAGCAAACTAATAAGTTCGTGTGAAAGACCTTGACTTTGAGTTCCAACCACATCACCTAAGTCAAGTAGCTCCTGCAGAACAGAGCTATAACCTTAATAATTATTCTACTAAAGAAACATCAACATCCAAAGCACCAACCAAGTTTCAATTCTAATTACATAACTCATTAGAATTGATATAGTGATGTATTATGATATTTATGGATCAATACAAAATCTGTGGTGCTGCAGTCATGAACTGAGGACACCTATGGCTGCGGTAATTGGGTTACTGGACATTCTCATATGTGATGATTGCCTCACAAATGAACAGTACGCAACTGTTACCCAAATTAGAAAGTACTCAACAGCTCTACTCCGGCTTCTAAACAATATATTGGATTTGAGCAAGCATTTACTTATGATTGTGAGCAAGCCAAGAGGAATGTATCAATTGATTCTCACATAAAACAATCTAGTGCATATGATCATACAGTTAATAAGGAGAGAAGTGATCTCCTTCCAATTTTTACCAGACAATCTATTACAATATCTCAATTTGAAGGCATAAAGTTTTTCTCCTATGAAACCACAACACATCCTTTCTTAGCTCATgaagtttgaaagtttaaagctctatatatttatttatctaagtAGTATCTTAAATTCATTAAGACTCTTGAGGACCATAAGTTTGTCAGTAATCTTTTTCATAAGTATGGCTACTTAGAAACAGCAAAGAGCAAACTTGTTTTATGTTTTCATAATACTAATTAAGACTTCTCTTGCTTAAAAgttttataatctgatgtatATACAGACCAAGCATTTCTATACAGACCAAGCATTTCTCTTCAAAGAAAAAACCACACAAAATAGACATGAACACACCACCAGCCAAAGCTGCACAAAGAAATTTAACAAAGCCAGCCAGATTCTGAATCAATCATTCACTACAAAACAGGCAACAGACAACATTCAGATACTCCAACAGCAAAACACAAAGAAGCTTCAGACATCAATCAAGACAAGAAGCCCCAACCAACAAACCCAAGCCACAACCAGAAACCCACCAAGCCATAACCAGCCAACACAACTACTCCAATCAAGAAGGATACCAAATTGAGAGATCTACAAGAATATGTTTAAGAGCAAAATACCAATCATAATCTAAACTGTCAAGCTTGCCACTGAAATGTTAATGGACCACTGAACTAGCAATACCTAGCccttataataacatataaattaataaaaacaaccAAAACTAGAAACAGACCCACCTTGCCCCCTaaaataatatgcaaaaatcTTGATTAATTCTCCAAAACCATAAACAAACCCTCCCCATCTGAAGCAACCACTCATATCAtacataagagaaaaaaaaaaaaaacccctcttATTCTCTTTTTCATAACTCGGTCGTTTACAATCAAACcctaaaacacccaaaaatacaataaaaccctaaaacacaaaaatcccaaaacacaAATCGTTTACAAAAAAAGCCCAACACTCATAATCAAAAATCCCGAAACCCATCATTTATAGAAACTAACaaagtagagaaagagagatgaccaTAACTTACAGAAACTAACAgagtagagaaagagagacgacATGGTAGAGAAGGGCTTGAGAAATATACCTTACAAGCttaggagaagagaaaggagaagcGTGTTGCGTCGAAGAGAgtaggagaagagaaaggagaagcGAAGGGATTCAGAGAAGGGATTAGGGATTTTGCAGCGTGGggcgggttttttttttttaatgacccGGTTATGGATAACCGGGTCACCGAACCGGATCCGTAACcggatttggatttttttcacCTGCCTGGGTGTAATCCGGGCGGttggataaccgcccggattacacccggatttccgggttccggaccggaccggaaaaaaACCGGTCTGGATGCACACCCCTAATTCAAAGAATGATGAGATTTTCCAGCTTCAAGATATTCAAAGAATGATGACTTGTTTTCAAGAAGTTCAAGTTTTGCATGTCAACAAGTTGGGGAATTCTGCTGCACATCAGTTGGCAAGACATGCTTGGAGTGTTAGTGACATTGACATGTGGTGGGATTTTTGTCCTTACTTTGTAACTCAAGCCGTTTGGCTTGATAAAAGCAATCTCTTGTAACTTGTAAGGACTTGTTTTGATTCAATGAATGAATTGTTGgttatcaacaaaaaataaaaaaaactaataacttTCTGTCTACTCTTGTAATActagtattttcattttatcacaatatactatttaattaaaatattttacatatgtaCTAATTATAGTTAAAACAAAATCCCATAATatgatgagaatatttttaatgcAATTGAAAAAAGGAAACTGGTGTGGACTTGAACCTGACTTTAGTTTTTCCATAAGAAAGAATATTCAACTTTGACAATTTAATTGGGGCCTGCAATCCATCTTAGCTCGTTTTTCTAACTGTGAGAATCTTTTTTCCCCCCAAGAGGATTAGAAAATCTACAAAAGAATGCAACATAAAAACGGGATTTACTTTGATTTGCAATTTTCGGCAAGTCTTTTGATTCTATTACAATCCCACCTAGAATAAGAAGAATCTCAACCTCTTTCAAAGTCGGCAATTCTAACCTGCCCGCCCGAATACAAGTTCATAAAGACTTCAAATGCAGAGTAGATAAATGTACCGCATTCgattagaaaaaagaaacatattcTCGACCGATATGACAAACAAACAAGGTAAAATTCGTTGCTTCAAATAAACAGAAATGACAAATTACTAGAGCAGGGTAAAAAAACACGAGAGAATGTTTTAAGTGCCTTCTTGACAGCTCTTCTAAGCATTATTGGTGCTCCAAAATATTACCATGCAAAGGGGCTTAAAACCACATTAGCTATTGCCAAAATGGCATGGCCACAGCTTGCTGAATGTTTTGAAGAGTACGTTGAGGCAGAGAAGAATCCAGGACCCATACATTGTGAAGAGTCAAGACAACAAATATATGAACCCAAAACATGACAGCAGCAGCTTCCCTTCCAGATAAGAATCTGGTTAATAGAACAAGGCCACGTGTTAGTTCGAATCCATTTCGTCAATTGTTTAGCAACAAAAACTCAAAACAGATAGTTGCAGTTTTAAAATTCTTGCAATGCACCCTTGCTCGGAGACTTACATTCCAAGAGCCTCCACCGAAGACCTTGAGTAAATACCATTGACAATCATAAAGTCCTTCCCCTTCTTCACCACTAGGCTTTAGCCATGCGGTCAAAAGGATGATCTAAAAAATGTAACTTGGTAAGCATACACCATAGTAGTAAAATTAATCAACCCTTCTTtccagaaaataaatatataaatggaaCAAGATATAACCTTCAGTATCCCGTCCAGAAGAACACTTTCAGTGTCGAAAACTGCTTGGAACTACAAGGGTGTGATGCTAAATTATTCGATAAAGCCCAAAGATGCTGCCAGCAACCAAAATTTCTCCAGAGTTCAAATTAGATACTGCAAAATGACCAACCTTT
Coding sequences within it:
- the LOC109020074 gene encoding uncharacterized protein LOC109020074, with amino-acid sequence MLFQAVFDTESVLLDGILKIILLTAWLKPSGEEGEGLYDCQWYLLKVFGGGSWNILIWKGSCCCHVLGSYICCLDSSQCMGPGFFSASTYSSKHSASCGHAILAIANVVLSPFAWSYLT